CAGTGGAAAAAAGCTGTGCACATGCTCAAAATATGCTCAAAGTTTTAACTATAAACTAAGCGGCGTCCCATTTTTGGTGAGGCACTTCTTTCTGTTTCTCCACCCGAAAGgaagaataataaataaacctGTCGAACGATCTCCTTGCTCCTAGTTTCTGAATGAAGAGAGACTGTAGAAGTTTTGGGGTCATAAAAAAGCCTAGATATCTATCTAACTAACCCACCGCAGATATCTCGTCTCTCCATACTCAAAGGAGAACAAGACAAATAGAGGACCGAGCCTTAGCTTGTCCTCAGGTACACTGTATAGAAAGAGATTTGTTTCTAAAAAGCACCAGCTCAGCAAGGAAGGTGATAGGAAGAAAGAACAGAGTGAAAGGCAGATGAAGAAACCAATAGAGGAAGGGATTCTCCCTGCCAGCTCATCTTCCTGACCaagtccttgatgaggactataaaTTTGTGCCAGGCTATGTTTGCTCAGGTGTGGCTGCTGGAAGCAAACAAGCATCAGGTATGGGCAAgcttcggccttccctccaggtgttttggactttgcccggccacgcgttgctgtggcttatgggaatcatttgttggccaggtgaaatagcagcAAATAGCCttccagcctcaaagcctggccgttttctggagtagcaccctcaatcaaagagccgccttgaagcctggctacttcctttgtaggggaatcattgtttggccagcttgaattgtactgaatagtcttgcagattGAAAGCTTGGCCGCTTTCTACAAAGGCCATCCTCGATAGGCCAGTTGAATGGGACAAAGTAGCCTCGTGCAGGTTttccatctaggggaaatcttggttggccttggcattctgggtaatatagctgtgtggaagggccctgagtcgacactgccacataatccagttcaaatcggataatctgtattttataggcagtgtggatgatgcctaagtgcactctgcctctgcTCGGAGCGCCATTTTagttgagggagttgctaggatacaaagtgggtggggcctaaaggcagtgggGGGGGGAGGCTAAGGGCAgcggagcctacctttctaactggcagttagtgggagaaaggctcttcctcatgctctgtaatttggactattttctaggtttttttattgaaaggcataccttggatgactatgacttttgtggccaaatttggtgtgattgggttcagtggttttgctggttactccataataaagtgccACATTACAAACCACAAGCCAGGTTTACTTACCTTTCTTTTTAACCTGCATATTTATCATCCTGTTTTTTACTGTAGGCTCATATACACTGCGCTCGTAGTTTTTCAGGAGAAGGACCGGCCCACTCAGGGCGACATGGTGCCACCAATGCTGCCTGCCCTTGGGTTAATCCAAGGGTTCTTCCTTTGCGGAGGTCAGGTCTCCTCCTCTGTGCTTGCTTTGGTCCTCCCCGTGATGGGCTGCAAAGGCTCCCAAGAGATTCCCACAAACAgacctcctttcttccttccttctttcctcccagcctccctccttccttccttccttccttccttccttccttccttccttccttccttccttccttccttccttccttccttccctccctccctctttccttccccctccctccctcccttccttccttccttccttccttccttccttccttccttccttccttccttccttccttccttccttccctctgccTCAAGTactcagagaagcctcccacaaggatggtaaaaacatcaaaacatccgggcgtcccctgggcaacgtccttgcagacggccaattctctcactccagaagcgactcaagttgctcctgacacggaaaaaaaaaaaagtacccaGAAGCGGCGCCAGAGGAGCCGGAGGCCATATCCCAGGCCGAACAGGGAAATCAGAACAGCAACACCGGCAAGGACGAGGAGCATGATCCGCAATTCAAAGCTGAACATCTGGAGGGAGAAAGACACGGAATAGATTGGGAACAAGACCAGAACATCATGGAGAACACCACCCACCACTCCCCGACCACAAATGCctgccatgttctggaacatagTTTTCATGTGTGTCTGAGCCAGAGCATGTCCAACCAGCCCACCCCAAAGCAAAAGGACTTCATCCCCAGTCCTGCCAGTACGCCCACTGCAGGACTCCCAGAAGGCTGTGCAGCCTGTCAAGGCATGGAGGGCCTCAATCCGACCCagaaggtgacccccccccccccccccaacttgctCACCATGAATGACTCCACAAACATCTCGCATCTCTCCAGCCAGCTTCTGTCAGGGATGTAGCTCGGCGTCCCCTCTAGCCATCCATAAGATTTCCTCTCCAGGCTCCGACAGATATAGTCAGTTATATAGAAGTATCTGAAGTGCATGATTTCATTCAGGGTTTGCACGAAACCCACGGAGCCCGTCACCATGCTGGCCAGGTTGAAGAAGGTGGCCACGTGGACCTGGAGCAGGGCATTGAGGACAAGGGGAGGCACAAGGAAAgagtgggaggaagaggaggaggagtgtGTGAGATGGAGCAAAACTGAGGCCAGAGTCATAGGATCCTCCGGTTGGAAGATccctgatggccatccagtccgaccccattTTGCCAGGCAGAAATCCACAATCAAGGCCCTAGGGacagatccagcctgtgcttaaaaacatccagagaagaagactccaccacacacaTTATcgtaattgttgttattgttaagttGATGaataccccacctttcttcccGTAAGGACTCAGTAGTGGCTAATCCACTATTCAACATaatccactattgaacagctctagctgtcaggaggttcttccccatgttcaggtggaagctcTTTTCCTGCACCTTGAATCCATGGATCCATTGAGACCCGGTCTCCAGCGCAGCAGAGAACACGCTTTTCTCCTCCTCAACAGGGCATCCTTTCACAGATTTGAATACGGCTCTCGTGGCCCCGCATAACCctctcttctccaagataaacatctGCAGCTCCTCCGCTGCTCCTCAAAGGGATTTGTGGCTTCCAAGCCTTGGCCATCTTGGTGGTCCTTgtctggacccccccccccctttttttaaaaaataatttttattcattttcaacaGGATTTacgaaaacataaacaaaaacataattgctAATTGCAATtgtgaggggaaggggaaatagAATAAAGAGGGTATGGCAAGAAAAGATATGGATACTAGGAAAGATGAGTTAGTGATGAAAAAGGAAAAGTAAGGCAGggggaaaaaagataaaaaataatataaaaaataaaaaaattaagaagaagaaaaaagagaaaattttTTGGAAATAACCAGGCAATGGGAAGTGATTTCCATTCGATTCCACAGGGTTTAGAGTTCCTTGAAATTATAGCACATATTTCCTAGGCCCTCTTCCTTGCTTTCCACACTGCTCTGTTTCCTAGCATGACTAATGTCATTAAAGCCATCTACTCAAAGGTAATGTGGCGTTTTTCTTGTAGGAACTTTTTGACTGGTGTCCAATCTGTCCTTTGTTTTTTGTACTGTCTTGTAATAAAAAAGTCATAGTGTCCATGTCCATGTAATCCCTTAATTTGATGATCCAAGAGTCTTCAGACGGAATTTCCTTCGTACGCCATTTTTGAGCTATTGAGgctcttgctgctgctgttatatatatataaaaaaatcttcatttctttctaaatGAAAATCCGTAATGTTTAACAAATAATAATCAGGTTTGAAATCAAAGTtcttttttaagatttttttttgaatactggtggatcaATTTCCAAAAACCCTTAATCTCTTTGCATTCCCACCATACATGTAAGAAAGTCCCAATTTTCGTATTACACTTCCAACattctttcttttgatttttatagtacttagatagttccatcttgtccatctccttcttgaatcgctttgcccagaactggagacAGGGCTGTTATTCCAGGCGGGGAGATCTGACCGAAGCAGAAGAGAGCGGGAAAGTGCTTCCCTTGATCAAGGACACTAGGCTTGTatggatgcagcccagaatcgCATGGGCTTTTTCTGTTCAATttatggtctactaagactctgaGATTACTTCCACATGTACTAAGCTGTGTCATGATTTGCAAAGACACTGtgttgtgtgtgttaactggaaaatgaagtgcatggagctgattggctgaacctgcaaagacctggggactgATTTGATACTACTttggttctgctgctgcagaaccagtttgggcaCGTTTTTCAATGCTGACTGAGGattgctggtgaagagagcagtgtactcagaaaggccttgctattttgaggcctgtttgctgctgagaaaagagggtgaagaacaaGGACTGTatccttctctgaagcagatttgtggactgagaaaggactgtttatgactgtcaGCTtatgtaagtgatcagagggaccactgtaaatactactgtttttgatctcttggaatcagtaatgTTCCAGTATTTCTTTGTCCTGCAAACccgagtggcatgttattgttctgtgggtgactctagatcaggggttcccaaactaaggcccgggggccggatgcggcccatcgaagccatttatccggcccccatggcacaagggcagaagggagttgggctaaatgacccaagaggtctcttctcccattatttattattattattattattattattattattattattattattattattattattacaaacacaacaagatgagtccacagcagacactctgctggctattgaattggatcacacgtcggacacttcccaagtgtctaggactgtgtaatgtatcggtgaataatgcgggcagatcccagtaaggtggccttctgcagctggcagatggtaattttgtcagcaccgattgtgttcaagtgcaggccaaggcctttaggcactgcacccagtgtgccgatcaccactgggaccatcttgactggcttgtgccagagtcttcgTAATTCGatatttaaatcctcatatcatgtcagcttttccagttgtttctcctcaatcctgctgtcacctgggattgcaacatcgacaatctatactttgttttttaacatgattgtgaggtcaggagtattgtgttccaaaaccctgtattattattattattattattattattattattattattattattgttgttgttattattattattattattattattaacattgaggctgggtggccatctgtcagggatgctttgcttgtgcttttggtgcacaaaggcagaaaggggttggactaaatggcccaaggggtctcttccaacccttattattattattattattattattattattgttgttgttgttgttgttgttgttgttgttgttgttgttgttgttgctcggtggccaaccatagtccggccctccaatggtccgaaggattgtgaactggccccctgtttaaaaagtttggggacccctgctctagatcgtGGGCACACGTAAgcgcttccatttatcatcatcaatccgtaataagctgctcctcataggaacTGGCTTCCAGGctattttggtcaccctcctctggacattgtCCAAGTTCCTTCTCAAACTGTGATGCGCTGGACACAGTATCCCAGCCTCCAACCCTGGGACTCTCCCCACAAACGTGGCACCCTCCCCCCGCCTTTACTCTGTCATAAAATATCTAATGttatgaaatatatattatgtatgatTTGAGTGAGAAAGGTGTATGAATGTGGCCTAATTGGGCTGAAGATACCATCCTAAGGAAtaaggcctggaaaactacaattcaTGGACTTGCTGATGAGACctgtgacaaatgattaactcTTGACATTGCTGGCTTgattaactcttggtggaaaacCAACTTGTTTACATTGCGAaagacaatggttcttttaagTAAGGAAGTCAACATGGTGGCTCCTTACGTTTGTCAACATTATTAAGGAAGCAAACAAGGCTCCTTGATAAGGAAAGCTAATTAAGCAATGTAtacatctgtccaggaactgatggAATCAACGGATTTTAGCTGTCTGTCAGCAATTTACAACTTTCAGaaccaaatcaacagaaaatactacataAAGGACCCTTTGCTCTCAGGAAAGGTGTGTCAGACCAGCTGAACACCAGTTTCTGAACACCACGATGAACAGCCGTCTCCTCTCAAGAAGCTGATCAACCTCAACAAGAAGGATGGCAAGAATGCTTGAGGAATGAATGACGAATGAATGTTAGATTATATGTGTAACTGTTGATGCAATATCCCCTTTTCCCTATGTgaccaatatctatatatataaaagagtgatggcatcagggcagcggacaaaacaacaaaactaaaggcccccccaacctcaaaatttgacaacacaacccatcatccacagctctaggttgatacaacaaaaagaaaagaaaaataaagtcctaattagaggaaaaggaatacagtaaagtctcacttatccaagctaaacgggccagcagaagcttggaatatcttggataataaggagacattaaggaaaagcctattaaacatcaaattaggttatgattttacaaattaagcaccaaaacatcaggttataaaacaaatttgagagaaaaagtagttcaatacgcagtaatgttatgttgtaattactgtatttacaaatttggcaccaaaatatcatgatatattgaaaacattgactacaaaaatggcttggattatccagaggtttggataagcgaggcttggataagtgagactctactgtaattgtttttatccaattgctgccagttagagggctaagctccgcccacttggtctcctagcaacctactcagtccaggggacaggcacagttaggcctcaggcctcttccacactgcctataagatacagattatctgattttaactggattatatggcagtgtagactcaaggcccttccacacagctatattacctatttagaatcttatattatctgctttgaactggattatcttgagtccacactgccagataattcacttcagtgtgcattttatacagctgtgtagaaggggcagttctaggcagataatataagattacaaatatacagtagagtctcactaatccaacataaacagtgtcctctatcctcaccactttcacagtacacaaacaaccaaatgcatactaaacataaagacaaccatacaacagacattcaataccaccactacctcaacaatttctcaccaacaccaccagacaacgccacagcaatgcgtggccgggcacagctagtaattattcTAAAACCCAATACAGGAGTctgtgtctacttctttctctgaaagtgcctaaTACAACCTGTCTCACTCAAAGCGGAATAAAAGAACCTTTTAAAAGTACTTATGACATACTCACCCAGAAGCCCCCGCGTCTGGCTCCCACCACAGAAAAGATGCCAGCGACAATGAACTGCGAAGGAAAGAAACTGCAAAGTAAGCTAAATCCAGCTGGGCCAAAACCCTCCTCTCCTGCCTTTgagatgcccccccccctttgtgaTGTAATGCCCCCCTCCACTCCCAATTCGCTTCCATCCACAAGATGCCCAGTTGGAAGACCTCTCCCAAGTTGAGTAAAAATGTGCTTCCCTTTCTCCTGGTGCCACTAATGGGAGGGGGCCATAGAGATCACCACGAATGCCCCACCCACACCCACACTCACCGCACTCCCCGTCCAGAAGGCGGTTCCATCCAGGACGACGCGGTAGGGCACGAAGCCGAAGTTGTTGACCACTCGGGTGTAGCCCCTCGTGATCTCAACGCCCAGGGCCACGCAGAATGCGCCGAGGAGAATCAGGGCCCCCTGCAAGGCCAAGCAAAGAAGGGCTGGGCACCTCGGGAGGGCGGCATGGCGTGGACCGCAGCCCCAAACCAATGCCGCCTGGCCCGGCTCCCGCTGCCATGTGAAAGCCACCCTCTGCATGCCTATCGgcctcttcccagtagactcaaatcacaGCGAAAAAAATagtacaaataaaaaaaaatgaaaattcacATCAATACATAATTCTTCAATAGGATGAATTCGTTAATGGCATATTGCTCATCGGCAATAAAACAGACAGACAGGACCtgcatatatatgtgcataataaataagggaaataaatgataaaatcaaggaaaagcttcactcCTCTggatgtccccccagcaacagcaagagcatccctctgggcagctaaaccaggcaatgccaactggatggccccccacgagggtcttccttcctccagggacaaacccaaaatgggcaacttggaagtcccagaACAGACTCaggagcggagtgggcagatcaaaaggcaacctggcaaaatggcacgacctagaagaatcctccaccttgtgcgactgtggagcagaacacacAACTCTGCATCTGTTCGCTTGCCCACAatttcctgcctcatgtacagagaaagaattgttgaaagctacagacaatgtggttgctgttgccctttTTTTGGTTAACAATTATTTCGCTGCTGGTGTTCCCtccattttaatcagttttatactaatgcaatgcttttgatacgaaataaatactttcagaaaattgcattgcacagaccacatcagctctagtttctgatacagaacatatgccacccagtagtcgccatctgctcgcccacaggaAGCCATATTTGATcatccagagctgatgtggtctgccaatgccattttctgaatcaacaccccaaataaccccaggaacaggcctcaaaatcgagacaccaaggcgccccagCTTCCAGGCGCCTTATGgaatgggaggaggaagagaagcagccgtcaggaggcttgttgttgcacctgcCTTTCATGgggagtcagcctctcccctccagacatttatttattatttattttatttacagtatttatattccgcccttctttctcaccccgaaggggactcagggcggatcacattatgtacatatagggcaaacattcaatgcccataaacacatcgagacacagcaacagacagacagacgcagaggcaatttaaccttctcctgaggggatgttcgattctggccacaggggggagcagctgcttcatcatccactctgatggcacttcctcattccaacgttgtaaattagttaaacttgcctccccactttttataagtggtaccttatttcccacttgatagatgcaactatctttcgggttgctaggtcagcaacgagcaggggctatactttatttttaattgacgggtgctcaccccgccacgggctggctggcctcgaactcatgacctcatggtcagagtgatttattgcagcagctgtttaccagcctgcgccacatcccCGTTCCCATAGCACTATAtgagggtttcgcaagaccagttgctctcgtcgCAACGGTGCAGTAACAGTGAGGTTGcgggccatattttagttcttgcagacctctcggccgtggcccccattccgactctggaactccctccccagggagattaggttggctccctctctatcttccttcaggaaacaactgaagacctggatgtttcagcaggctttcggagatacagtcattaattaatcagccccagagggtttttaatcatCTATCCTTTGATGtgcttttaatgtaattttttatcctgtattgttgttttaattgatatattgcattactgttttatctgtttgatattgtattatgttgcttatattttgtgcttgtgttgtttgggcctctgccccatgtaagccgccccgagtccccacggggagatggtggcggggtataaataaagtttttattattattattattattattattattattattattattattattattattattaccctgtttccccgaaaataagacacccccaaaaaataagacctagtagagcttttgctgaattgctaaatataaggcctcccccaaaagtaagacctagcaaagtttttgtttggaagcatgcccagcgcctgccaaacaatgccagagcatgcaggattggtaaatacgtaccatagagtgttgtacatggaaatattagtagtaataagaaattcttgataggattcccagtttgtctggttgtgctggtttgtgatgacaactactgtacagtatataataaatgttcattttttttgttcaacaataaatgtgaattcttcttcatggaaaaataagacatcccctgaaaataagacgtagCACAACTTTTggagcaaaacttaatataagacactgtcttattttcggggaaacacagtattatggaatgggaggaggaagagaagcagcagtcaggaggcttgttgttgcacctgcCTTTCATGgggagtcagcctctcccctcccgacatccccgttcCCTTAGCACTATAtgagggtttcgcaagaccagttgGTCTCGTCGCAAccgtgtagtaacagtgaggtcgcgggccatattttagttcttgcagaccactggtggtccacggaccacaggttgggaaccactgttctaacacGACACACAGCGTCCAAGCCAAGAGCTTCATTTAGCCCAATTCTGACCTAGAGTGGGTGAAGAGCATGTGCAGAGTCCTGTGTCCTCACAGATCCAAATCCCCATCCTGATGAATCACCTCTGCCCCACAAGAACCCCATCTCACTCGAGTCCCTCTTCGTCTCGAGTGGCTCCTTACCCCCAGCACTTTCTGCTCCCCGTCCGATCCGGCCCTGGCCCTGGGTCCATCCTTGGGGGTCAACGTGGTCTTGGTCGCCCCGGCTTCCTTGTGGGCGGGCGGCGAGGAGCGCCGGATGAATTGCACGCCCTTCCAAAGGGAGGTCAGGCAGGACTCCTGGTTGATGTGGATGTGGATGGCGGTGGGGCCGCTCCTGTCGCCACAGCCGTCGAGGGTCACCATGGCAGACCCCTCCTCCGCCTTGACCGTGCTGGGGGAACCCATGGCGCCGGGTGGGGTCTTGTGAGGACAAGGAGAAGGTCCTgaaggagagagagacagagaggccaggtgtgtgaggcatgatctcatggcttcttgattGGGTTTGGGTCGGGCTatttatattcgtactttggactccaactcccaccattcctaacagcctcaggccccttccttttccccctcggccgcttaagcggccgagggggaaaaggaaggggcctgaggctgttaggaatggtgggagttggagtccaaaatcccAAGGaccgggatgtatagttcacctgcaatctaagagcactctgaactccaccaacaatggacctggaactaacttggcacatagaaccccccaGCCCAACGCCCTGTAGCCGAGAAGTCaaggcacaaccaaagccctcccaacagatggccatccagacataGATAGGATAAATACGCTGTACTCTATGATGTATCTATCTATGATATGTCAATGTAAGTTTATTCGCAACGCTGACAaaggggttatgggcccagcacgcttccgcatgttattattattattagtagtagtagtagtagtagcaggcctggggctgttgggaatggtgggagttggagtccaaaatcccAAGGaccgggatgtatagttcacctgcaatctaagagcactctgaactccaccaacaatggacctggaactaacttggcacatagaccccccCAGCCCAACGCCCTATAGCCGGGAAGTCaaggcacaaccaaagccctcccaacagatggccatccagacataGATAGGATAAATACGCTGTACTCTATGATGTATCTATCTATGATATGTCAATGTAAGTTTATTCGCAACGCTGACAaaggggttatgggcccagcacgcttccgcatgttattattattattattattattattagtagtagtagtagtagtagtagtagcaggcctggggctgttgggaatggtgggagttggagtccaaaatcccAAGGaccgggatgtatagttcacctgcaatctaagagcactgtgaactccaccaacaatggacctggaactaacttggcacatagaccccccCAGCCCAACGCCCTATAGCCGGGAAGTCaaggcacaaccaaagccctcccaacagatggccatccagacataGATAGGATAAATACGCTGTACTCTATGATGTATCTATCTATGATATGTCAATGTAAGTTTATTCACAACGCTGACAaaggggttatgggcccagcacgcttccgcatattattattagtagtagtagtagtattagtagcaGGCCtggggctgttgggaatggtgggagttggagtccaaaacccctggagggcccaaggacCGGGAtgcatagttcacctgcaatctaagagcactctgaactccaccaacaatggacctggaactaacttggcacatagaaccccccatgaccaacaaaacataatggaggtctttggagggatttataggagttatagttcacctacatccagagcgcactatgaacccaaacagtgatggatctggacccaacttggcatgcatacccaaaaAGCCCATATTTGAATACTGACAGATTTtgaagggaattggcctggacattttggagttgtaggtactgggatgtatagttcacctgcaataaatgagcactctgaactccaccaatgatggacctggaccaaacttggcacacagagaccccatgaccagcaaaaaatgctggaggtctttggaggaaaTTAATCTTGAtttaggggagttgtagttcacctacatccagagagtaccaACAGatctgaactaaacttggcagaCATACCTGATaggcca
This sequence is a window from Anolis carolinensis isolate JA03-04 chromosome 6, rAnoCar3.1.pri, whole genome shotgun sequence. Protein-coding genes within it:
- the tmem176a gene encoding transmembrane protein 176A, which encodes MGSPSTVKAEEGSAMVTLDGCGDRSGPTAIHIHINQESCLTSLWKGVQFIRRSSPPAHKEAGATKTTLTPKDGPRARAGSDGEQKVLGGALILLGAFCVALGVEITRGYTRVVNNFGFVPYRVVLDGTAFWTGSAFIVAGIFSVVGARRGGFWVHVATFFNLASMVTGSVGFVQTLNEIMHFRYFYITDYICRSLERKSYGWLEGTPSYIPDRSWLERCEMFVESFMMFSFELRIMLLVLAGVAVLISLFGLGYGLRLLWRRFWARVDNCDYNAVVQQETPPPYGNEEDPERGGDAA